One stretch of Actinacidiphila sp. DG2A-62 DNA includes these proteins:
- a CDS encoding MFS transporter: MTQTSPVPEPALTSGDGDGDGGAERGPASASAPAPRPGVRRPRVHRPRVHRAWAVAAVTFVTIIGAAAFASLPGLLIDPLHGEFGWSRGMIGFAVSVNLALYGLTAPFAAALMDRFGIRRVVVCALAVIALGSALTVRMTQSWQLVLCWGVLVGLGSGSMALAFAATVSNRWFVARRGLVTGILTAGGAAGQLVFLPLLSWITEHHGWRPAALTVACAALAVTPFVWFLLRDHPADVGLAPYGAERFTPKPPPVTGAAGRALRALADASRTGTFWLLAGTFAICGASTNGLVKTHFVPAAHDHGMPVTTAASLLAVIGVFDIAGTVASGWFTDRLSPRRLLAIYYGLRGLSLMFLPMLLDDTIHPPMLLFIVFYGLDWVATVPPTIALCREHYGENSAIVFGWVLAAHQIGAALVAYLGGVARDALGSYDVVWYCSGALCAVAALMSLVIRHRPAARPAPPALPPTVPAAA; the protein is encoded by the coding sequence GTGACGCAGACCTCTCCCGTTCCCGAGCCCGCCCTGACCTCCGGCGACGGCGACGGCGACGGCGGCGCCGAGCGCGGCCCTGCCTCCGCCTCCGCCCCCGCGCCCCGGCCCGGTGTCCGCCGCCCGCGCGTCCACCGCCCGCGCGTCCACCGCGCCTGGGCGGTCGCCGCGGTCACCTTCGTGACGATCATCGGCGCCGCGGCCTTCGCCTCGCTGCCGGGACTGCTGATCGACCCGCTGCACGGCGAGTTCGGCTGGTCCCGCGGCATGATCGGCTTCGCGGTGTCGGTCAACCTGGCGCTGTACGGGCTGACCGCGCCGTTCGCCGCCGCGCTGATGGACCGGTTCGGCATCCGCCGGGTGGTCGTCTGCGCGCTCGCGGTGATCGCGCTGGGCTCCGCGCTGACCGTGCGGATGACGCAGAGCTGGCAACTGGTGCTGTGCTGGGGCGTCCTGGTGGGCCTGGGCAGCGGCTCGATGGCGCTGGCGTTCGCCGCGACCGTCAGCAACCGCTGGTTCGTCGCCCGCCGCGGCCTGGTGACCGGCATCCTCACCGCGGGCGGCGCGGCCGGGCAGCTGGTGTTCCTGCCGCTGCTGTCCTGGATCACCGAGCACCACGGCTGGCGGCCGGCCGCGCTGACGGTGGCCTGCGCGGCGCTCGCGGTCACGCCCTTCGTGTGGTTCCTGCTGCGCGACCACCCCGCAGACGTCGGCCTCGCGCCCTACGGCGCCGAGCGGTTCACGCCGAAGCCGCCGCCGGTCACCGGCGCGGCCGGGCGCGCGCTGCGGGCGCTGGCGGACGCGTCGCGCACCGGCACCTTCTGGCTGCTGGCCGGCACCTTCGCGATCTGCGGCGCCTCCACCAACGGCCTGGTCAAGACGCACTTCGTGCCCGCCGCGCACGACCACGGCATGCCGGTGACCACCGCCGCCTCGCTGCTCGCGGTGATCGGCGTCTTCGACATCGCCGGCACGGTCGCCTCGGGCTGGTTCACCGACCGGCTCTCGCCGCGCCGGCTGCTGGCGATCTACTACGGGCTGCGCGGCCTGTCGCTGATGTTCCTGCCGATGCTGCTCGACGACACGATCCACCCGCCGATGCTGCTGTTCATCGTCTTCTACGGCCTGGACTGGGTGGCCACGGTGCCGCCGACGATCGCGCTGTGCCGCGAGCACTACGGCGAGAACAGCGCGATCGTCTTCGGCTGGGTGCTGGCCGCGCACCAGATCGGCGCGGCGCTGGTGGCGTACCTCGGCGGCGTGGCCCGCGACGCGCTCGGCTCCTACGACGTGGTCTGGTACTGCTCGGGCGCGCTGTGCGCGGTGGCGGCGCTGATGTCGCTGGTCATCCGGCACCGCCCGGCGGCCCGCCCGGCCCCGCCGGCCCTCCCGCCGACGGTCCCGGCGGCGGCGTGA
- a CDS encoding GlxA family transcriptional regulator: MPFELGIPLRIFGLARTPEDGSPLYEVVTCGLRPGPVDTDAGFPIVVEHGPAALAEADTVVVPASHELGPVYEEGRLTAPLAEAMAAVRPGARVVSICTGSYVLAAAGLLDGRPATTHWTSAEHFQRIFPRVRVDADVLYVDDGDVLTSAGVAAGLDLCLHIVRRDFGSAVAAEVARRTVVPPHREGGQAQYVRRPLPAPRLAGTERARAWALERLAEPLSLRQLAERESMSVRTFTRRFREEVGMSPGQWLTQQRVEQARHLLESTGLGVDAVARQCGFGTAASMRQHLQAALGVSPSAYRRTFRAAPTQPVG; this comes from the coding sequence ATGCCCTTCGAACTGGGCATCCCGCTGCGGATCTTCGGCCTGGCCCGCACGCCCGAGGACGGCTCGCCGCTGTACGAGGTCGTCACCTGCGGGTTGCGGCCCGGCCCGGTGGACACCGACGCCGGCTTCCCGATCGTGGTCGAGCACGGCCCCGCCGCGCTGGCCGAGGCGGACACCGTGGTGGTCCCGGCGTCGCACGAGCTGGGCCCGGTGTACGAGGAGGGGCGGCTGACCGCCCCGCTGGCCGAGGCGATGGCGGCGGTACGGCCCGGCGCCCGCGTGGTGTCGATCTGCACCGGCTCCTACGTGCTGGCCGCCGCCGGACTCCTCGACGGGCGCCCGGCGACCACCCACTGGACCAGCGCCGAGCACTTCCAGCGGATCTTCCCCCGGGTCCGGGTCGACGCCGACGTGCTCTACGTGGACGACGGCGACGTGCTGACCTCCGCGGGCGTCGCCGCGGGCCTGGACCTGTGCCTGCACATCGTGCGGCGGGACTTCGGCTCCGCGGTCGCCGCCGAGGTGGCGCGCCGCACCGTCGTACCGCCCCACCGCGAGGGCGGCCAGGCGCAGTACGTGCGCAGGCCGCTGCCCGCGCCGCGGCTGGCCGGCACCGAGCGGGCCAGGGCGTGGGCGCTGGAACGGCTCGCCGAGCCGCTGTCGCTGCGGCAGCTGGCCGAGCGGGAGTCGATGAGCGTGCGCACCTTCACCCGCCGCTTCCGGGAGGAGGTCGGGATGAGCCCGGGCCAGTGGCTGACCCAGCAGCGCGTGGAGCAGGCGAGGCATCTGCTGGAGTCGACGGGCCTCGGCGTGGACGCCGTGGCCCGCCAGTGCGGGTTCGGCACCGCCGCGTCCATGCGGCAGCACCTCCAGGCGGCGCTGGGGGTGTCCCCGAGCGCGTACCGCAGGACCTTCAGGGCGGCGCCGACGCAGCCGGTCGGCTGA
- a CDS encoding ATP-binding protein, translated as MQVLQVQLEVGVDPAEVGRARRWARSRLAGSGIGADEPVAETLILLISELVTNAVVHTGCPAVLRMLFPTAPAEPVRVEVADRSQAPPAPRHAERDETGGRGLELVDGLADRWGWRPEAGGKQIWCEVDRGAVLS; from the coding sequence GTGCAGGTGCTTCAGGTGCAGCTGGAGGTCGGTGTCGACCCCGCCGAGGTGGGGCGGGCGCGCCGCTGGGCGAGGTCGCGGCTCGCGGGTTCCGGGATAGGGGCCGACGAGCCGGTCGCGGAGACGCTGATCCTGCTGATCTCGGAGCTGGTCACCAACGCCGTCGTGCACACCGGATGTCCGGCCGTGCTGCGGATGCTGTTCCCGACGGCGCCCGCCGAGCCGGTACGGGTCGAGGTCGCCGACCGCAGCCAGGCGCCGCCGGCGCCGCGCCACGCCGAGCGCGACGAGACCGGCGGCCGCGGCCTGGAACTCGTCGACGGCCTCGCCGACCGCTGGGGCTGGCGCCCCGAGGCCGGCGGCAAGCAGATCTGGTGCGAGGTGGACCGCGGCGCGGTCCTGAGCTGA
- a CDS encoding STAS domain-containing protein has protein sequence MQVTQAERDGWAVVTVAGEMDLISSPAVRQKVHEAVADGQRSVVLDLAGVRFCDSSGVGVLIGARRLMRSCAGRLRIVLPEGGSPGAVGDAHVNRVLAALGVRRLFEVFPDLDAAVDDQARPLSA, from the coding sequence GTGCAGGTGACCCAGGCCGAGCGGGACGGGTGGGCGGTGGTCACCGTCGCCGGCGAGATGGACCTCATCTCGTCCCCCGCGGTCCGGCAGAAGGTGCACGAGGCGGTGGCGGACGGGCAGCGCAGCGTGGTGCTGGACCTCGCCGGGGTGCGGTTCTGCGACTCCAGCGGCGTGGGCGTGCTCATCGGCGCGCGCCGGCTCATGCGCTCGTGCGCCGGGCGGCTGCGGATCGTGCTACCCGAGGGCGGCAGCCCGGGGGCCGTGGGCGACGCGCACGTCAACCGCGTGCTCGCCGCCCTCGGCGTACGACGCCTGTTCGAGGTCTTCCCCGACCTGGACGCCGCGGTGGACGACCAGGCGCGCCCGCTGTCCGCCTGA
- a CDS encoding sigma-70 family RNA polymerase sigma factor, which yields MATPAPPRWDRKMQQRLARGEEAALAELYDRYASLVHSLAHRVMEDDEAADLITREVFGYVWENPDAYDPRDGSLRSWIASLTQRHAVSQLRQYENRGRSTPAEVEERVREANTAARADFIVTSMPTPLRAALELAYRERLDYRAAAAGLGVSEDEARRRLRLGLQLLSTAMEPGGGPDQGLGRPGGRPDPRGPR from the coding sequence ATGGCGACACCCGCACCGCCGCGCTGGGACCGCAAGATGCAGCAGCGGCTGGCGCGCGGCGAGGAGGCCGCGCTCGCCGAGCTGTACGACCGCTACGCCTCCCTGGTGCACAGCCTCGCGCACCGCGTGATGGAGGACGACGAGGCGGCCGACCTGATCACCCGCGAGGTGTTCGGCTATGTCTGGGAGAACCCGGACGCGTACGACCCCAGGGACGGCTCGCTGCGGTCGTGGATCGCCTCGCTGACGCAGCGCCACGCGGTCTCCCAGCTGCGGCAGTACGAGAACCGCGGCCGCTCCACCCCGGCGGAGGTGGAGGAGCGGGTGCGCGAGGCCAACACCGCGGCCCGCGCCGACTTCATCGTCACGTCCATGCCGACGCCGCTGCGCGCCGCCCTCGAACTCGCCTACCGCGAGCGGCTCGACTACCGCGCTGCGGCGGCGGGCCTCGGCGTCAGCGAGGACGAGGCGCGGCGCAGGCTGCGGCTCGGCCTGCAACTTCTGTCCACCGCGATGGAGCCGGGCGGCGGCCCGGACCAGGGACTCGGCCGGCCCGGCGGACGCCCCGACCCGAGAGGCCCGCGATGA
- a CDS encoding maleylpyruvate isomerase N-terminal domain-containing protein has protein sequence MSGPAYHDGGGGHTPGEGGDVPRVPYQRTDAGGTGDGGSDADNAGDRGCDAGADGTGDGGSDAGGAPGGGGDDEMRPRGDFDHPTLKSLLGAWALSACSREEALAVEVHLTDCAACADEALRLRDAVRLLHQEESLDLDPLLRARVLEGCLGRRPARIPTPEWAGPYGAEAARLDALLRDLGDGYWEAPVDLRWFDGAPATRRFTVGQVIAHLSAVDGLVTRSLGLAGSGGAGGSRDEGGSGGASGSGAPEGRGPLRRARQDVELPLDPWQRTEAHWSARRHLPGATLRSQWREQSLTLMRTVSFAGRGAAELPVDYGAFTLPLQDAFLDRAFECWIHAGDIAEAVDYPYDPPPPHALHGMVDLAARLLPGVLAERRRTGLAESPARLLPAGRAGRSLRLEIEGAGGGDWYLPLDSPGATASPDEMVAHVAMDSVEFCQLAAGHVEPERAAAGRLGDRTAVRDVLYAAASLSRL, from the coding sequence ATGAGCGGACCGGCCTACCACGACGGAGGCGGCGGCCACACCCCCGGCGAGGGCGGCGACGTGCCCCGCGTGCCGTACCAGCGCACCGACGCGGGCGGCACGGGCGACGGCGGATCCGACGCGGACAACGCGGGCGACCGTGGCTGCGACGCGGGCGCGGACGGCACGGGGGACGGCGGATCCGACGCGGGCGGCGCGCCGGGCGGCGGGGGCGACGACGAGATGCGCCCGCGCGGGGACTTCGACCACCCGACGCTGAAGTCGCTGCTCGGCGCCTGGGCGCTGTCCGCGTGCTCGCGCGAGGAGGCGCTGGCCGTCGAGGTGCACCTCACCGACTGCGCGGCCTGCGCCGACGAGGCGCTGCGGCTGCGCGACGCGGTGCGGCTGCTGCACCAGGAGGAGTCGCTGGACCTCGACCCGCTGCTGCGCGCCCGGGTGCTGGAGGGCTGCCTGGGCCGGCGTCCCGCGCGCATCCCGACGCCCGAGTGGGCCGGCCCGTACGGCGCGGAGGCGGCGCGGCTCGACGCCCTGCTGCGCGACCTCGGCGACGGCTACTGGGAGGCCCCGGTGGACCTGCGCTGGTTCGACGGCGCGCCGGCCACCCGCCGGTTCACCGTCGGCCAGGTCATCGCGCACCTGTCCGCCGTGGACGGCCTGGTGACCAGGTCGCTGGGCCTGGCGGGCTCCGGCGGCGCGGGCGGCTCCCGCGACGAGGGCGGCTCGGGCGGAGCGAGTGGTTCCGGGGCCCCCGAGGGCCGCGGACCGCTGCGCCGGGCGCGGCAGGACGTCGAGCTGCCGCTCGACCCCTGGCAGCGCACCGAGGCGCACTGGTCGGCGCGCCGACATCTGCCCGGCGCGACGCTGCGCTCGCAGTGGCGCGAGCAGAGCCTGACGCTGATGCGCACGGTCTCCTTCGCCGGCCGCGGCGCGGCCGAGCTCCCGGTGGACTACGGCGCCTTCACGCTGCCGTTGCAGGACGCCTTCCTGGACCGGGCGTTCGAGTGCTGGATACACGCCGGCGACATCGCCGAGGCGGTGGACTACCCGTACGATCCCCCGCCGCCGCACGCCCTGCACGGCATGGTCGACCTGGCCGCGCGCCTGCTGCCCGGTGTGCTGGCCGAGCGCCGCAGAACCGGCCTGGCCGAGTCGCCCGCGCGGCTGCTGCCCGCCGGCCGGGCGGGGCGCTCGCTGCGGCTGGAGATCGAGGGCGCCGGCGGCGGCGACTGGTACCTGCCGCTGGACTCCCCGGGCGCCACCGCCTCGCCGGACGAGATGGTCGCCCACGTGGCGATGGACAGCGTGGAGTTCTGTCAGCTCGCCGCGGGCCACGTGGAGCCCGAGCGGGCCGCGGCGGGCCGGCTCGGCGACCGTACGGCGGTGCGGGACGTGCTCTACGCGGCGGCGTCGCTGTCCCGGCTGTAG
- the purU gene encoding formyltetrahydrofolate deformylase, translating to MNAQQSRTPAGPPPAQEPPQYVLTLSCPDKQGIVHAVSSYLFMTGCNIVDSRQFGDQDTGLFFMRVHFSADAGVTVDKLRASFAAVAGAYRMDWTIHPSEERMRIVLMVSKFGHCLNDLLFRAGIGALPVEIAAVVSNHEDFRALAGSYGVPFHHIPVTRETKADAEAELLALVEKEGVELVVLARYMQVLSDDLCAKLSGRIINIHHSFLPSFKGAKPYHQAHARGVKLIGATAHYVTADLDEGPIIEQEVERVGHEVTPEQLVAIGRDVECQALARAVKWHCEHRVLLNGRRTVVFA from the coding sequence GTGAACGCACAGCAGAGCCGGACGCCCGCCGGGCCGCCTCCGGCGCAGGAGCCGCCGCAGTACGTCCTCACGCTGTCCTGCCCGGACAAGCAGGGGATCGTGCACGCGGTCTCCAGCTACCTCTTCATGACCGGGTGCAACATCGTCGACAGCCGGCAGTTCGGCGACCAGGACACCGGCCTGTTCTTCATGCGCGTCCACTTCTCCGCCGACGCCGGGGTGACCGTCGACAAGCTGCGCGCGAGCTTCGCCGCCGTCGCGGGCGCGTACCGGATGGACTGGACGATCCACCCGTCCGAGGAGCGCATGCGGATCGTGCTCATGGTCAGCAAGTTCGGGCACTGCCTGAACGACCTGCTGTTCCGGGCGGGCATCGGCGCGCTGCCGGTGGAGATCGCCGCGGTCGTCTCCAACCACGAGGACTTCCGGGCGCTGGCCGGCTCCTACGGGGTGCCGTTCCACCACATCCCGGTCACCCGCGAGACCAAGGCCGACGCCGAGGCGGAGCTGCTGGCTCTGGTGGAGAAGGAGGGCGTCGAGCTGGTCGTCCTCGCGCGCTACATGCAGGTGCTCTCCGACGACCTGTGCGCGAAGCTGTCCGGGCGGATCATCAACATCCACCACTCCTTCCTGCCGAGCTTCAAGGGCGCCAAGCCGTACCACCAGGCGCACGCCCGGGGCGTGAAGCTGATCGGCGCGACCGCGCACTACGTCACCGCCGACCTCGACGAGGGCCCGATCATCGAGCAGGAGGTCGAGCGGGTCGGCCACGAGGTCACGCCCGAGCAGCTGGTGGCGATCGGCCGCGACGTGGAGTGCCAGGCGCTCGCGCGCGCGGTGAAGTGGCACTGCGAGCACCGCGTGCTGCTCAACGGCCGCCGCACGGTCGTCTTCGCCTGA
- a CDS encoding SCO4402 family protein — protein MGGMPLNDMPWWRWRSNVRSALHMIGDPVFQREVWQAGREGYGDVTDAVYRLVEDTWLDNWSAEKYVGTIFRDSQEAALVDVAVLRVLKILHQVGADAPVAAYLDHHAWPEAVRAAREAHVRMARADGEDPDAPPRSLEILAIYNRTAAAS, from the coding sequence ATGGGAGGCATGCCGCTCAACGACATGCCCTGGTGGCGATGGCGCAGCAATGTGCGCTCCGCACTGCACATGATCGGCGACCCGGTGTTCCAGCGCGAGGTCTGGCAGGCCGGGCGCGAGGGGTACGGGGACGTCACCGACGCCGTGTACCGCCTGGTGGAGGACACCTGGCTGGACAACTGGTCGGCCGAGAAGTACGTCGGCACGATCTTCCGCGACTCCCAGGAAGCCGCGCTGGTCGACGTGGCGGTGCTGCGGGTGCTGAAGATCCTGCACCAGGTGGGCGCGGACGCCCCGGTCGCCGCGTACCTGGACCACCACGCCTGGCCCGAGGCGGTGCGCGCGGCCCGCGAGGCCCACGTGCGGATGGCCCGGGCCGACGGCGAGGACCCCGACGCCCCGCCGCGCTCCCTGGAGATCCTGGCGATCTACAACCGCACGGCCGCCGCTTCCTGA
- a CDS encoding ABC transporter substrate-binding protein — MTWAPVGTHATNKPGMLAMAEVYEKYVNDHGGLNGRKLKVLTCNEKDDPNTVRDCAHQAADAGAVAVVGSYSEQGDSFISSLQTLGIPYVGGFGITEEEFQSLMSYPVNGGMPALLAGSGRQLADLCKKVTLVRPDSATGDQYPAFLDAGLKTGGEKAAVDQPAPDDTSDYTEAAARAVGSDKASSCVSAVLGDHTPTFFDALRRTGDKVPKVRLSSVLGSVEQSVVDSTGGASSPLENAYVTGWYPVASDPKWNGMKAAVTKYAFDDDDIDVADVGEQTTWIAYTVFTEVVRAMDEKTKVTPASVQHALDHTTHLSTGGLTPELGWTAADMKGIPDYARMVNSKVTYQVIRNGRLVSARPGFIDLAPTLRSTISWS; from the coding sequence ATGACCTGGGCGCCGGTGGGCACCCACGCCACCAACAAGCCGGGCATGCTGGCGATGGCCGAGGTCTACGAGAAGTACGTCAACGACCACGGCGGGCTCAACGGCCGCAAGCTCAAGGTGCTGACCTGCAACGAGAAGGACGACCCGAACACGGTCAGGGACTGCGCCCACCAGGCCGCGGACGCCGGCGCGGTGGCGGTCGTCGGATCGTACAGCGAGCAGGGCGACTCCTTCATCTCCTCGCTGCAGACGCTCGGCATCCCGTACGTGGGCGGCTTCGGGATCACCGAGGAGGAGTTCCAGTCGCTGATGTCGTACCCGGTCAACGGCGGCATGCCGGCGCTCCTGGCGGGCAGCGGGCGGCAGTTGGCCGACCTGTGCAAGAAGGTCACCCTGGTGCGGCCGGACTCGGCCACCGGCGACCAGTACCCGGCGTTCCTGGACGCCGGGCTGAAGACGGGCGGCGAGAAGGCGGCGGTGGACCAGCCGGCCCCCGACGACACCAGCGACTACACCGAGGCCGCGGCCCGCGCGGTGGGCTCGGACAAGGCGAGTTCGTGCGTCTCCGCGGTGCTCGGCGACCACACGCCGACGTTCTTCGACGCGCTGCGCAGGACCGGCGACAAGGTCCCCAAGGTGCGGCTGTCGTCGGTGCTCGGCAGCGTCGAGCAGTCGGTGGTGGACTCCACCGGCGGCGCCTCCAGTCCGCTGGAGAACGCCTACGTCACCGGCTGGTACCCGGTCGCCAGCGACCCCAAGTGGAACGGGATGAAGGCCGCGGTCACCAAGTACGCCTTCGACGACGACGACATCGACGTCGCGGACGTGGGCGAGCAGACCACGTGGATCGCCTACACCGTCTTCACCGAGGTGGTGCGCGCGATGGACGAGAAGACCAAGGTGACCCCGGCGAGCGTCCAGCACGCCCTGGACCACACCACCCACCTGTCCACCGGCGGCCTCACCCCCGAACTGGGCTGGACCGCCGCGGACATGAAGGGCATCCCGGACTACGCGCGGATGGTCAACTCCAAGGTCACGTACCAGGTGATCCGCAACGGCCGCCTGGTGTCGGCGCGTCCGGGCTTCATCGACCTGGCGCCGACTCTGAGGTCGACGATCTCCTGGTCCTGA